In a single window of the Acinetobacter sp. CS-2 genome:
- the tusA gene encoding sulfurtransferase TusA, with protein sequence MSEPSVTPSIQLNTRGLRCPEPVMMLHQAIRKSKSGDVVEVFATDNSTSWDIPKFCMHLGHELLLQEERLDENGNKEFHYLVQKG encoded by the coding sequence ATGTCTGAACCCTCTGTTACGCCAAGCATTCAATTAAATACCCGTGGACTACGTTGCCCGGAACCGGTGATGATGCTGCATCAGGCCATTCGTAAATCCAAGTCTGGCGATGTGGTGGAAGTATTCGCAACGGATAATTCAACTTCTTGGGATATTCCAAAATTCTGTATGCATTTGGGACATGAGCTGTTATTACAAGAAGAACGTTTAGATGAAAATGGCAATAAAGAGTTTCATTATCTGGTACAGAAGGGTTAA
- a CDS encoding DUF1285 domain-containing protein produces the protein MINQNNSPNSTKKVAIGDDKNLKGIAQYLKDAQAGHKRSIPPLDQFNPKHCGAMDLKVKANGEWWHEGQLIKRQALIDLFSTVLWKEQGKVYLKTPVEQVEIEVEDEPLFVNQVDQIEIDGKTYIQFTTTTQDIVIVDQEHAVFMREYESELRPYVHVRFGINALIQRSAFFHLIEMGELLENDKNETILSLQSGDFYLQLGT, from the coding sequence ATGATTAATCAAAATAATTCACCAAATTCGACGAAAAAAGTAGCTATTGGCGATGATAAAAATTTAAAAGGCATTGCACAATACTTAAAAGATGCACAGGCCGGTCACAAAAGGTCAATCCCACCTCTGGATCAATTCAACCCAAAGCATTGTGGGGCAATGGATTTAAAGGTAAAAGCCAATGGAGAATGGTGGCACGAAGGTCAATTGATCAAACGACAAGCCCTGATTGACTTGTTCTCAACCGTGCTCTGGAAAGAACAGGGCAAAGTCTACTTAAAAACCCCGGTTGAGCAGGTTGAGATTGAGGTGGAAGATGAGCCTTTATTTGTCAATCAGGTCGACCAGATCGAGATTGATGGAAAGACCTATATTCAATTCACCACGACCACCCAGGATATAGTGATTGTCGATCAGGAGCATGCAGTTTTTATGCGTGAATATGAAAGTGAATTACGTCCTTATGTACACGTGCGTTTCGGGATTAACGCCTTAATTCAACGCTCTGCTTTTTTTCATTTAATTGAAATGGGAGAGCTGCTTGAAAATGACAAAAATGAAACCATTTTAAGCTTACAAAGTGGCGATTTTTACTTGCAATTAGGCACCTGA
- a CDS encoding electron transfer flavoprotein-ubiquinone oxidoreductase yields MEHIERESMEFDVVIVGAGPAGLSAAIKIRQLAIENNLNDLSVCVVEKGSEVGAHILSGAILEPRAMNELFPNWKEEGAPLNVPVTEDKTYFLLSDEKSQEAPHWMVPKTMHNDGNYVISLGNVVRWLGQKAEELEVSIFPGFAAAEILYHADGSVKGIQTGDMGIGKDGEPTHNFTPGYELHAKYTLFAEGCRGHLGKRLIAKYNLDKDSDPQHYGIGIKELWEIDPAKHKPGLVMHGAGWPLSETGSSGGWWLYHAENNQVTLGMIVDLSYTNPHMYPFMEMQRWKTHPLIKQYLEGGKRISYGARAVTKGGFNSLPKFTFPGGSLIGDDAGFLNFAKIKGSHTAMKSGMLCGEAVFEAIAAGVAKGGDLAVARVTEGEDLFAKELTAYTDKFNNSWLKEELYNSRNFGPAMHKFGQWIGGAFNFIDQNVFKVPFTLHDLVTDFSALKTVDAVNFKPNYPKPDGKLTFDRLSSVFVSNTVHEENQPAHLKLTDASIPVNVNLPKWDEPAQRYCPAGVYEIMENDDGSKRFQINAANCVHCKTCDIKDPSQNITWVTPEGGGGPNYPNM; encoded by the coding sequence ATGGAACACATCGAACGTGAATCGATGGAGTTTGACGTCGTCATCGTAGGTGCAGGACCGGCCGGTCTTTCTGCAGCGATCAAGATCCGTCAACTTGCAATTGAAAACAACCTGAACGATCTGTCGGTTTGTGTGGTGGAAAAAGGCTCTGAAGTCGGTGCGCACATCTTGTCCGGTGCGATACTGGAACCACGTGCCATGAATGAGCTGTTCCCGAACTGGAAGGAAGAAGGTGCACCTTTAAATGTTCCAGTGACCGAAGACAAGACCTATTTCCTGCTCTCGGATGAAAAATCACAAGAAGCGCCACACTGGATGGTGCCTAAAACCATGCATAACGATGGCAACTATGTTATCTCGCTCGGCAACGTGGTGCGCTGGTTGGGTCAAAAAGCGGAAGAGCTGGAAGTATCGATCTTCCCGGGTTTTGCCGCTGCTGAAATTCTGTACCATGCAGATGGTTCGGTGAAAGGCATTCAAACCGGTGACATGGGCATTGGCAAGGATGGCGAACCGACACATAACTTTACTCCGGGCTATGAACTGCATGCCAAATACACCCTGTTTGCTGAAGGCTGTCGTGGCCACCTCGGCAAGCGTTTAATTGCCAAATACAACCTCGATAAAGATTCAGATCCACAACATTATGGTATCGGGATCAAAGAGCTGTGGGAAATCGACCCTGCGAAACACAAGCCAGGTCTGGTGATGCACGGTGCAGGCTGGCCATTGTCTGAAACAGGCTCTTCAGGCGGCTGGTGGTTGTATCATGCGGAAAACAATCAGGTGACTTTAGGCATGATTGTCGATCTATCCTATACCAACCCGCATATGTATCCTTTTATGGAAATGCAGCGCTGGAAAACCCATCCGCTGATCAAGCAGTATCTGGAAGGTGGCAAACGTATTTCTTATGGCGCGCGTGCCGTGACCAAAGGCGGCTTTAACTCGCTACCGAAATTTACCTTCCCGGGCGGATCGCTGATTGGTGACGATGCCGGCTTCCTGAACTTTGCCAAAATCAAGGGCTCACATACCGCGATGAAATCCGGCATGCTCTGCGGTGAAGCAGTGTTTGAAGCAATTGCTGCCGGTGTAGCAAAAGGTGGTGATCTGGCGGTTGCGCGTGTGACTGAAGGTGAAGACTTATTTGCCAAAGAACTCACGGCTTATACCGACAAGTTCAACAACAGCTGGCTAAAAGAAGAGCTGTATAACTCGCGTAACTTTGGCCCCGCGATGCACAAGTTTGGCCAGTGGATCGGTGGTGCGTTTAACTTTATCGACCAGAACGTATTTAAAGTACCGTTTACCCTGCACGACCTGGTAACAGACTTCAGTGCCTTGAAAACCGTGGATGCGGTGAACTTTAAGCCGAACTATCCAAAACCGGATGGCAAGTTGACCTTTGACCGTTTGTCTTCGGTGTTTGTATCCAACACTGTGCATGAAGAAAACCAGCCTGCTCACCTAAAACTGACCGATGCTTCAATTCCAGTGAATGTGAACCTGCCAAAATGGGATGAACCGGCGCAGCGCTACTGCCCTGCGGGTGTATACGAAATCATGGAAAATGATGACGGTTCTAAACGCTTCCAGATCAATGCAGCCAACTGTGTACACTGCAAGACCTGCGACATCAAGGATCCTTCACAGAACATCACTTGGGTAACACCAGAAGGTGGCGGTGGTCCTAATTACCCGAATATGTAA